The DNA segment CTGCCGCCGAGGTAGTTGCCGAGTGTCATGCCGATGCCCGCGAGCGACAACAGCAACGTGACGCTCGCCGGTTCGAACCCCGCGACATCGGTCATCATCGGAGCCAGGTAACTCAGGCAGGCGAACCCGCCGCCGAGTCCGAAGGTGACGATCGCCAGCGCCAGCCACACCTGCGGCTTCCGGAACGCCGAGAGTTCACCACGCAACGACACTTCGAGCGGCTTGCCCTGGTGGGGGACGAGTTTCGCGATCGCGACGAGCGCGACCAGTCCGATGACGGCCACGAGTCCGAAGGTGGCTCGCCAGCCGACCTGCTGGCCGAGCAGTGTGCCGAGCGGCACGCCGACGACGTTGGCCAGCGTCAGGCCCATGAACATCATCGAAACGGCCCTCGCCCGCTGCCCCGAGGCCACCATGCTGGAGGCCACGACGGCTCCGGCGCCGAAGAACGCGCCGTGCGGCAGTCCGGCCAGGAACCGGAACAGCACCCCGAACTCGTGGTTGGGCGCGAAAGCGAACAGCGCGTTGCCGATGACGAACATCACCATCATCGAGAGCAGCATCGTCTTGCGGGGCAACCGCACGGCGACGGCGGTGAGCAGTGGCGCGCCCACCACGACACCCAGCGCGTACGCGGAGATCAAATAGCCCGCCGCCGAGATCGAGACACCGAAGTCGGCTGCCGTTTCCGGCAGCACTCCCATCATCACGAACTCGGTGGTGCCGATGCCGAAGGCACCGATGGCGAGCGCGAGCAGCGCTACGGGCACAGCACTCCCTCCTGTGCGGATTTCTGAATCGTTAAAGCCGAATGGCGTAAAGAAAGACAGCCAGCGTCTGACCCCTGTGTCGCTTGGCTGCCTGACTCCAGTCTCAACAGTCACCGGGGCCCGTGTCATCCCGGCGACGGGTGACGCTGCGCACCCTCGTGAGGGCCGGCCGCGTTACCTCGGCGCGGCGAGAACCCCGTGCAGCAGGCCGGGGAACAGGGTGTCGAGGTCGTCCCGGCGCAGCCGGTTCAGCCTCGACGTGCCCCGTGGACGGGAGGCGATGACCCCGGCTTCCCTGAGCGTGCGCAGGTGATGGGTCAGCGTCGACTTGCTGACCGAGACGTCGAAGGCGCCGCACATGAGCGGGCGGCCCTCCCTGGCGAGCTGGCGCACGAGTTCGAGGCGAACGGGGTCGGCGAGCGCCTGTAGGACCGCCTCGATGCGGATCTCGTCCCGCTCCGGTAGCCGATGGGCCACCTGGGCGGGCGCATCCTCCCTTTGCCCGGCGGGCACGGACGGTGAGGACGGAGACTGCGCTGTGCTCATGGCTCACATGGTACGAAGCGCTTCACACTGCGATGGCCGTCGAACTTCGGGCGCGAGCGGCTTAAGCCGCACCGGATGCGGATGGCCGCCCGCGGTCGTCCACATGCTCACCGTGACGGATTTCCGCATCGCGGGAAAATGCGCGGTACTCGCCGAGCGGAAATCCTCCGCTCAGCTCGCGCCTTCCCCGTTGCCCGCGCCGTCGAGGACCTCGCAATCCGGGCCGGGAAAAACGAGTCCCTCGTGACCGTCGGAAAACCGCACCAGATAGGGCGGCTCGCCGTGATCGCCGCGCACTTCGACGATTTCGCCCTGTTGTTTTCCGGAGCCGACGGTCCTGCCGTGTACGTGAATTCGGTCTCCCACGGATGCCCGCATCATTGACCACCTCCGCTGTGACCAGGGTAGGAGCGAGCGCGGCGGTAGTCGAGACCGGCGACGAACACGAAAGCGGCACACATATCAACTACAATTGGTCGTAACCGAGGAGGTGCCGCACCAGTGTGTGGAATAGTTGCCGCAGTCGGTAACATCGATATCAGTTCATGTCGCAGAATGTTGAGTCGGATCAAGCATCGGGGTCCTGACGACACTGGCGAAATCCGCAAGGAAAATGTCTGGCTCGGCCATCAACGTTTGTCCATTATGGATGTTGAAGGCGGGCATCAACCGCTGAGTGACGCCGAGTCGAGAACATATCTCGTGGCCAACGGCGAAATCTACAATCACCGGCACATCAGGGAAGATCTTGGGCACGAGTTGTTCGAGACCGGATCGGACAGCGAGGCGGCGCTGCACGCGCTGATCGTCGACGGCCCGGTGGGTCTCGCCAGGTTGCGGGGCATGTTCGCGCTGGCTTTCGCCACGGAGGACGGTGATTTCCTCGCCGCGCGCGACCCGCTCGGCGTGAAGCCGCTGTACTGGGCGCGGCGTGAGGACGTCACGTTGTTCGCCAGCGAACTGCGGGCGTTCGACGCCGAGGACAGGCCGCTCGTCGAGAGCTTCCCTCCGGGGCACTGCTGGAGTCCCGCCGGTGGTCTCGTGCGGTTCGCGGACAGCGTGCCGTCGCACGTCCGGCCGGCCCGCAGGGCGGAGGAAGCGGGTGTGTGGGACCAGTCGCTGGTCAAGTCGGTACGCGAGGCGATCGTCGCCGCGGTCGAGAACCGCATGATGAGCGATGTCGGTGTCGGCGTTTTCCTTTCGGGAGGACTCGATTCGGCGATCGTCGCCGCCGTCGCGGCCGAGTACGCGGCGCGGCACCGGCAGCCACTGCCCACCTTCGCGGTTGGCTCTCCCGGCAGCGCCGATCTGCTCGCCGCGAAGCGGGTCGCCGAGTACCTCGATGCCAAGCACCACAACATCGAGCACCACGAGATCCTCATGACCAGGCAGGACGCGATCGACGCGCTGCCGAGGGCGGTCACCGCGATCGAGCACTACGACCCTTCCCTCGTGCGCAGTGCGGTGCCGAACCTGCTGCTCGCCGAGTACGCGGTCAAGCACGTGCACGCCGTGCTCACGGGTGAGGGTGCCGACGAGCTGTTCGCCGGTTACTCCTACTACCACGAGGAACCGTTCACCGATCCGGACGCGTTGCAGGCCGAACTGGTGCGCACGGTCGGCGAGTTGCATCACCTGAACCTGCAACGTTGTGACCGGGCCTCGATGGCGTTCGGGCTGGAGGCGAGGGAACCGTTCCTCGACCGTGAGGTCGTCGAGCTGGCCCTGTCGATCCCGCCCGAACACAAGATGTTGCCGCCGGGCAGCTCGCACGGCGAGGAGAAGAAGCTGCTGCGCGAGGCGTTCGAAGGCTGGTTGCCGGAGGAGATCCTGCACAGGGGCAAGGAGCAGTTCGGCGACGGTTCCGGTGCCAAGGAGGTACTGGAGGACGCGGTGCGCTCCTCTCCCGACGTGGCCGTCGCCGAAGGCGTCGAGTTGCGCACGAAGGAAGAGGCGGGTTTCTACGCGATCTGGCAGCGGGAGCTCGCCGGGATCCGGCCGGAACGCACGCTCGGCCTTTTCGCCACGACCTGACGGATCGATTCAGGCCGGCCCCTCGTTCCTCACCGTGAGGAGCGGGGGGCCGCTACCGTGCGACGGCGGGTGGTTGCGGTATACCTGCGGGTAACCGGGGGTGCGGGCGACACGACAACGCATTTAGCAGTACGCTTGTACCGCTTACACGTGCCGAAGGACAAAGACGCGAAGATCCGCGAGAGGAGCCCCGCCGCACATGGCCAAGATCAAGGTCGAGGGCACCGTCGTCGAACTCGACGGCGACGAGATGACCCGCATCATCTGGCAGTTCATCAAGGACAAGCTGGTTCACCCGTACCTGGACGTCAATCTGGAGTACTACGACCTCGGTATCGAGGAACGGGACCGGACCGACGACCAGATCACGGTCGACGCGGCCAACGCCATCAAGAAGCACGGCGTCGGCGTGAAGTGCGCCACCATCACTCCTGATGAGGCCAGGGTCGAAGAATTCGGCCTGAAGAAGATGTGGCGCAGCCCCAACGGGACGATCAGGAACATCCTCGGCGGCGTGATCTTCCGTGAGCCGATCGTCATCTCCAACATTCCGCGACTGGTGCCGGGCTGGACCAAGCCGGTCATCGTGGGCAGGCACGCGCACGGCGACCAGTACAAGGCCACCGACTTCAAGGTCCCCGGCCCCGGAACGGTCACCATGACCTACACCCCGGCCGACGGTTCGGAGCCGATGGAGTTCGAGGTCGCGAACTTCCCCGAGGGCGGCGGCGTCGCCATGGGGATGTACAACTACCGGCGGTCCATCGAGGACTTCGCCCGCGCATCCCTGCAATACGGGCTCGACCGTGGTTTCCCGGTCTACATGTCGACGAAGAACACGATCCTCAAGTACTACGACGGCATGTTCAAGGACGTGTTCCAGGAGATCTTCGACGCCGAGTTCAAGGCGGACTTCGACGCGAAGGGCCTCACCTACGAGCACCGGCTGATCGACGACATGGTCGCCGCGTCGCTCAAGTGGGAGGGCGGCTACGTGTGGGCCTGCAAGAACTACGACGGTGACGTGCAGTCCGACACCGTCGCGCAGGGCTTCGGCTCGCTCGGCCTGATGACCTCCGTGCTGCGCACTCCCGACGGCAGGACCGTCGAGGCCGAGGCAGCCCACGGCACCGTCACCAGGCACTACCGGCAGCACCAGCAGGGCAAGCCCACCTCGACCAACCCGATCGCCTCGATCTTCGCGTGGACGAGGGGTCTTGAGCACAGGGGCAAGCTCGACGGCAACTCGGAGCTGGTCGGCTTCGCCACCAAGCTGGAGCAGGTCGTCATCGAGACCGTCGAGAGCGGCAAGATGACCAAGGACCTCGCCCTGCTGGTCGGCAAGGAGCAGCCGTTCCAGACCACCGAGGACTTCCTCGCGACGCTGGACGAGAACCTGGCGAAGAAGATCGCCCAGGGCTGAAAGGGCTGACGCGCATCGCTCGATCCGGCGCCCCCGCCACCTCGGCGGGGGCGCCGTTCGCGTTTCGCGGGCTAGGGCGAACGTGTGACAAGCGCGGGTAATTCACCCGTCGCTCGTGCCGGACGTTAGAGTTCTGCGCCGTGCGTATTCGGACTCGTCGGCTCGTCGCAGGTTTGTCGTTGCTCGCCGCCACGGTCGTGACGGCGGGGTGCGCGGGGGAGCAGGAAGGAACGCCTTCTCCGGCCCCTGGCAATGGAGAGCGGCCGGGTTCCTCCACCGCCGCGCCGCCCGGCGGTGATTCCGGTTACGACATCGGCAAGCTCAACGGCACGTGGAAGGGCACCTACCTGTGCCCGGAAGGCCCTGGCGGTTTGACCGTGGAGATCGACGAGTACAACGGGGAATTCGCGTCGGCCACCGTCTCGCTCGCGACGGCCGACGGCGGACCGGAGATCACCCCCGGCAGCCACCGCTCCGACGCCTTCCTCTCCGACGACGGCACCATCCTGTTCGCCTCGATACGCTGGATCGAGCAGGCCGAAGGCACCGGCATGATCGACTTCGGGATCACCGAGGTCGCCGGCGACGCCATGATGGGCTACGTACTCGGTGAGGCGGGGCAGCGAGGCTGCACCGATGTGGTGCTGAACAGGCAGT comes from the Prauserella marina genome and includes:
- a CDS encoding MFS transporter, translating into MPVALLALAIGAFGIGTTEFVMMGVLPETAADFGVSISAAGYLISAYALGVVVGAPLLTAVAVRLPRKTMLLSMMVMFVIGNALFAFAPNHEFGVLFRFLAGLPHGAFFGAGAVVASSMVASGQRARAVSMMFMGLTLANVVGVPLGTLLGQQVGWRATFGLVAVIGLVALVAIAKLVPHQGKPLEVSLRGELSAFRKPQVWLALAIVTFGLGGGFACLSYLAPMMTDVAGFEPASVTLLLSLAGIGMTLGNYLGGRLADRAPMPTLFAALFALGSVLAVFTVTAHSKVAAAITIFFIGVAAFMIGPIMQARIMEKAGGAPSLVSAAVQSAFNIANSIGAYLGGLVIAGGLGLVAPNWVGALLAVLGLSLAAVSAGLDRKETPTPAPPQPQLATAGHG
- a CDS encoding ArsR/SmtB family transcription factor → MSTAQSPSSPSVPAGQREDAPAQVAHRLPERDEIRIEAVLQALADPVRLELVRQLAREGRPLMCGAFDVSVSKSTLTHHLRTLREAGVIASRPRGTSRLNRLRRDDLDTLFPGLLHGVLAAPR
- a CDS encoding DUF1918 domain-containing protein gives rise to the protein MRASVGDRIHVHGRTVGSGKQQGEIVEVRGDHGEPPYLVRFSDGHEGLVFPGPDCEVLDGAGNGEGAS
- the asnB gene encoding asparagine synthase (glutamine-hydrolyzing); this translates as MCGIVAAVGNIDISSCRRMLSRIKHRGPDDTGEIRKENVWLGHQRLSIMDVEGGHQPLSDAESRTYLVANGEIYNHRHIREDLGHELFETGSDSEAALHALIVDGPVGLARLRGMFALAFATEDGDFLAARDPLGVKPLYWARREDVTLFASELRAFDAEDRPLVESFPPGHCWSPAGGLVRFADSVPSHVRPARRAEEAGVWDQSLVKSVREAIVAAVENRMMSDVGVGVFLSGGLDSAIVAAVAAEYAARHRQPLPTFAVGSPGSADLLAAKRVAEYLDAKHHNIEHHEILMTRQDAIDALPRAVTAIEHYDPSLVRSAVPNLLLAEYAVKHVHAVLTGEGADELFAGYSYYHEEPFTDPDALQAELVRTVGELHHLNLQRCDRASMAFGLEAREPFLDREVVELALSIPPEHKMLPPGSSHGEEKKLLREAFEGWLPEEILHRGKEQFGDGSGAKEVLEDAVRSSPDVAVAEGVELRTKEEAGFYAIWQRELAGIRPERTLGLFATT
- a CDS encoding NADP-dependent isocitrate dehydrogenase, yielding MAKIKVEGTVVELDGDEMTRIIWQFIKDKLVHPYLDVNLEYYDLGIEERDRTDDQITVDAANAIKKHGVGVKCATITPDEARVEEFGLKKMWRSPNGTIRNILGGVIFREPIVISNIPRLVPGWTKPVIVGRHAHGDQYKATDFKVPGPGTVTMTYTPADGSEPMEFEVANFPEGGGVAMGMYNYRRSIEDFARASLQYGLDRGFPVYMSTKNTILKYYDGMFKDVFQEIFDAEFKADFDAKGLTYEHRLIDDMVAASLKWEGGYVWACKNYDGDVQSDTVAQGFGSLGLMTSVLRTPDGRTVEAEAAHGTVTRHYRQHQQGKPTSTNPIASIFAWTRGLEHRGKLDGNSELVGFATKLEQVVIETVESGKMTKDLALLVGKEQPFQTTEDFLATLDENLAKKIAQG